In a single window of the Arachis hypogaea cultivar Tifrunner chromosome 6, arahy.Tifrunner.gnm2.J5K5, whole genome shotgun sequence genome:
- the LOC112695749 gene encoding DNA replication licensing factor MCM7: MNTTVLDFDSDKLLASDFLKNFADINGESKYMNILQDVANHKTRAVQIDLDDLINYKDLDEEFLRRVTENTRRYIGIFSDAIDEIMPEPTEAFIDDDHDILMTQRSDEVADGEDGSDPQQRMPPEIKRYYEVYIKASSKGRPYTIREVKASYIGQIVRISGIVTRCSDVKPLMKVAVYTCEDCGFEIYQEVTARVFMPLFECPSTRCKINNNKGNLILQLRASKFLKFQEAKIQELAEHVPKGHIPRTMTVHFRGELTRKVAPGDVVELSGIFLPIPYTGFRAMRAGLVADTYLEAMSVTHFKKKYEEYELRGDEEEQIARLAEDGDIYNKLARSLAPEIFGHEDIKKALLLLLVGAPHRKLKDGMKIRGDLHICLMGDPGVAKSQLLKHIINVAPRGVYTTGRGSSGVGLTAAVQRDPVTNEMVLEGGALVLADMGICAIDEFDKMDESDRTAIHEVMEQQTVSIAKAGITTSLNARTAVLAAANPAWGRYDLRRTPAENINLPPALLSRFDLLWLILDRADMDSDLEMARHVVYVHQNKESPALGFTPLDPSVLRAYISAARRSSPSVPRDLEEYIASAYSSIRQEEAKSSTPHSYTTVRTLLSILRVSAALARLRFSETVAQSDVDEALRLMQMSKFSLYSDERQRSGLDAISDIYSILRDEAARSGKTDVSYGDALNWISRKGYSEGQLKECLEEYAALNVWQISPSFDIKFIDA, encoded by the exons ATGAACACCACGGTCCTCGATTTCGACTCAGACAAAC TTTTGGCCAGTGACTTTCTCAAGAACTTCGCTGACATCAATGGCGAATCAAAATACATGAACATCCTT CAAGATGTAGCAAACCACAAAACTCGTGCTGTCCAGATCGATCTCGACGATTTAATTAAT TACAAGGATTTAGACGAGGAATTTTTGAGGCGTGTAACCGAGAATACTAGGAGGTACATTGGGATTTTTTCGGATGCCATTGATGAGATCATGCCGGAACCTACTGAGGCCTTCATAGATGATGACCATGACATATTGATGACACAGAGATCAGACGAAGTTGCAGACGGTGAAGATGGTTCAGACCCACAGCAGAGGATGCCTCCTGAAATCAAGCGCTACTA TGAAGTTTATATTAAAGCATCTTCAAAGGGACGACCATATACAATTAGGGAGGTGAAGGCTTCATATATTGGTCAGATTGTAAGGATATCTGGTATAGTGACACGCTGCTCAGATGTTAAACCTTTAATGAAGGTTGCTGTATACACATGTGAAGATTGTGGTTTTGAAATTTACCAG GAAGTAACAGCTCGAGTCTTCATGCCTTTGTTCGAGTGTCCATCCACCCGCTGTAAAATAAACAACAATAAGGGGAACCTTATCCTTCAGCTGAGAGCttcaaagtttttaaaatttcaagAG GCAAAAATTCAAGAATTAGCTGAACATGTTCCAAAGGGCCATATTCCACGAACAATGACTGTTCATTTCAGGGGAGAGCTCACAAGAAAG GTGGCTCCTGGCGATGTGGTTGAATTATCTGGGATTTTTCTTCCTATACCTTACACTGGTTTCAGAGCAATGCGTGCTGGTCTGGTTGCTGACACTTACTTAGAGGCGATGTCTGTAACTCATTTCAAGAAAAAATATGAGGA ATATGAACTTAGAGGAGACGAGGAGGAGCAGATTGCTCGTTTAGCAGAAGATGGTGACATCTACAATAAGTTAGCAAGATCATTGGCTCCTGAAATTTTTGGACATGAAGATATTAAAAAagcactgcttcttcttcttgttggtgCTCCCCATCGGAAGCTGAAAGATGGAATGAAG ATTAGAGGAGATTTACACATATGTTTGATGGGTGATCCTGGTGTTGCCAAGAGTCAGCTCCTTAAGCATATAATCAATGTAGCTCCAAGGGGGGTGTACACCACTGGAAGAGGTAGTAGTGGAGTTGGTCTAACTGCTGCTGTTCAGAGAGATCCAGTGACAAATGAGATGGTTCTTGAAGGTGGAGCATTG GTGTTAGCAGATATGGGCATATGTGCCATTGATGAGTTTGACAAGATGGATGAATCAGATCGAACAGCTATACATGAAGTCATGGAGCAGCAGACTGTTAGCATTGCCAAAGCTGGGATCACTACTTCACTGAATGCAAGGACTGCTGTGCTTGCTGCAGCTAATCCCGCCTG GGGAAGATATGATCTACGAAGAACTCCAGCTGAAAATATTAATCTTCCCCCTGCCCTCCTATCAAGATTTGATTTGCTGTGGTTAATCCTTGATCGAGCTGATATGGATAGTGATCTTGAAATGGCTAGGCATGTTGTCTATGTCCACCAAAATAAAGAGTCCCCTGCACTAGGATTTACTCCTCTTGATCCCTCTGTTCTTCG TGCCTATATATCTGCTGCAAGAAGATCATCTCCCAGTGTCCCAAGAGATCTGGAAGAGTATATTGCAAGTGCATACTCCAGCATTCGACAAGAAGAAGCCAAGTCTAGTACTCCCCATTCATACACAACTGTCAGAACATTGCTCAGTATTCTCCGTGTATCAGCT GCGCTTGCAAGACTCCGTTTCTCTGAAACTGTTGCTCAGAGTGATGTGGACGAGGCACTGAGGTTAATGCAGATGTCAAAATTCTCTTTGTACTCCGATGAACGTCAGAGATCTGGTCTGGATGCCATATCAGATATTTATTCCATTCTGCGTGATGAAGCTGCAAGGAGTGGCAAAACGGATGTCAGCTATGGTGATGCACTGAATTGGATATCTAGAAAG GGGTACAGCGAAGGTCAATTGAAAGAGTGTTTAGAGGAGTATGCAGCGCTAAATGTATGGCAGATAAGTCCCTCGTTTGATATCAAGTTTATTGATGCTTGA